From the genome of Nitrososphaerota archaeon:
GCACATCAGAAATTGACTTGATGTCTTCTTCGTCTGTCTCTGGATGGATTATTCCACCGATGTTGTTGGCGCATACCATAACACCTGCCTGGTGGTAGCCTGCGACCTTTTTCTGAATTATCTCGACTCCAAGCGTGTCCTTGATTGTCTTGACTGCCTCGCTTGGAATTTTCGGAGACGCGACTCCGCCCCTGTCGTTTGCCGCAATCAGGTTCCCAAGTGCATTGTGTTTAGTATCCAAAACTCCAACATTGAGCTTGGTTGTTTTTTTCATGTGGTCTATTTCCCACTGCGAGCACAGGCTAGGCAGCAACACTCCGTTATTGTTTATCACCATCATTGTGCCCAAGACCCTAGTGTTTGCTACCGATGCAAAGACATATTCTGCTTTGAGATGAGATGCCAGAGTCTTTGCCTTGGTGTCGGCAAATCCGTTTGGCACAAAAACAAACTCGTCATTTGTCTTTGTGTAAATGCCGATGTTTGGGCCCCGATAAACATCATATTTGAAAATATCCAACTACCATTTTTGCAAACAAAAAGATATGAACGTAAAGGTGCGATCAGACTCAAACGGTGTTATAATTCGATAATTTTTTGCAAAATCCAAGTTTAGTTTCCACTAATTTTGTTTAGATTTAAATAACATTTCATTAGAGCAGTCTCATGCCAATAGAAGAGCAATTCCCACAAG
Proteins encoded in this window:
- a CDS encoding translation initiation factor IF-6, giving the protein MDIFKYDVYRGPNIGIYTKTNDEFVFVPNGFADTKAKTLASHLKAEYVFASVANTRVLGTMMVINNNGVLLPSLCSQWEIDHMKKTTKLNVGVLDTKHNALGNLIAANDRGGVASPKIPSEAVKTIKDTLGVEIIQKKVAGYHQAGVMVCANNIGGIIHPETDEEDIKSISDVLKVKLEPATINGGIPYISSGILANNKAIVVGNMTNGPEIMMLTRAFTE